Proteins encoded together in one Ignavibacteria bacterium window:
- a CDS encoding XdhC family protein, with the protein MKQINFWQELNDNLNKHGSLALAVVYDADHSTPGRAGFKMFVTPEGSARGSVGGGKVEGMVIDECKELYIKSVTKNYFKEYKLLGDAPESIGMICNGVQIIGFVMLKNKDVATVEKIIKASDTHKEGSLIISENSFVHSDQPTHLTGFDAKTGVYSERIGVRNRVYVFGGGHVGLAISKVMSQLDFKVIVVDNRKDVETLKENKYADEIIIEDFVKSTDNIIEDAYSFVVIVTPGHLQDKDVLRAVLNKNVKYIGMMGSESKVRALYKELKKEGIDPLLIERVHSPIGLKIKSETPDEIAISIAAEIIKIKNTI; encoded by the coding sequence ATGAAACAGATAAATTTCTGGCAGGAGTTAAATGATAATCTTAATAAGCACGGTAGTCTTGCACTTGCCGTGGTCTACGATGCTGACCATTCAACGCCCGGTAGAGCAGGGTTCAAAATGTTTGTAACACCGGAAGGCAGTGCCCGGGGAAGCGTCGGAGGAGGTAAAGTTGAAGGTATGGTTATAGATGAATGCAAAGAGCTTTACATTAAATCTGTTACAAAGAATTACTTCAAAGAATACAAGCTTCTTGGCGACGCTCCCGAAAGCATCGGCATGATTTGCAACGGCGTACAAATAATAGGTTTTGTAATGCTTAAAAATAAAGATGTCGCAACAGTAGAAAAAATCATCAAAGCTTCTGACACACACAAAGAAGGCAGCTTAATAATTTCGGAAAACTCATTTGTTCATTCGGATCAACCAACGCACTTGACAGGGTTCGACGCAAAAACCGGTGTATATTCCGAAAGAATTGGAGTTAGAAACAGAGTATATGTATTCGGCGGGGGGCACGTGGGACTTGCAATTTCAAAAGTAATGTCACAACTTGATTTTAAAGTCATAGTTGTTGATAACCGCAAAGATGTTGAAACACTGAAGGAAAATAAATACGCAGATGAAATTATTATCGAGGATTTTGTAAAATCCACTGATAACATAATTGAAGATGCTTATTCTTTCGTCGTTATTGTAACTCCCGGACACCTGCAGGATAAAGATGTATTACGTGCAGTCTTGAACAAGAATGTGAAGTACATCGGGATGATGGGAAGTGAATCAAAAGTAAGAGCACTTTATAAAGAGCTGAAGAAAGAAGGAATCGATCCCTTGCTGATTGAAAGAGTACATTCACCGATTGGTTTAAAGATTAAAAGTGAAACGCCGGATGAAATCGCAATCAGTATTGCCGCGGAAATTATTAAGATTAAAAACACTATTTAA
- a CDS encoding DUF438 domain-containing protein, which produces MSELINNSSERVQKLKQLLLKLHEDESLEKTKADLEEMLGQVPYGEVVQAEQELINEGLPPQEIQKYCDMHSRALKDNIDLTFMKPVPEGHPVDTLRMENRAIEAELAKLKDIFIKCKFNKDSVNIPEVVNQLKGIFNLLMDVEKHYMKKENIIFSILEKYNITGPSTVMWGKDDEVRQFLKSSISVLNDNEKVGADTLQGYIDLMLSPTAEALQEMIDKEEKILFPMCLDKFTDIDWYDVYKQADDIGNCIYVPTKEWKPEGVLVENEGSNVTSDKIKLSTGSFTVEELESLLDSVPFDITFVDKDDKVKFFSHGNQRIFERSKAILGRQVQFCHPPSSVHIVDKIIDDFRSGKQDSAKFWINFKGMFVHIAYYAIRNKNGEYLGTAEITQDIAELKKTEGERRLLTYDK; this is translated from the coding sequence AAAACAAAAGCTGATCTTGAAGAGATGCTGGGTCAGGTTCCTTACGGAGAGGTTGTACAAGCAGAGCAGGAGTTAATAAATGAAGGACTTCCGCCGCAGGAAATACAGAAATACTGCGACATGCATTCACGAGCACTTAAAGATAACATTGACCTTACATTCATGAAGCCCGTTCCGGAGGGGCATCCCGTGGATACGTTAAGAATGGAAAACAGAGCTATTGAAGCAGAACTAGCAAAATTAAAGGATATATTTATTAAGTGTAAGTTCAACAAGGATTCGGTAAACATTCCGGAAGTTGTAAATCAACTAAAAGGAATTTTCAATCTGCTCATGGACGTTGAAAAGCATTACATGAAAAAGGAGAACATAATATTTTCTATTCTTGAAAAGTATAATATAACAGGACCTTCGACTGTGATGTGGGGAAAAGATGATGAGGTAAGGCAGTTTTTAAAGTCATCAATAAGCGTGCTTAACGACAATGAGAAGGTAGGTGCAGATACTCTTCAAGGATACATAGACCTCATGCTATCACCAACTGCAGAAGCATTACAGGAAATGATTGACAAGGAAGAGAAGATATTATTCCCAATGTGTCTGGATAAGTTTACTGATATTGACTGGTATGATGTTTATAAGCAAGCTGATGATATCGGCAATTGCATTTACGTACCAACAAAAGAGTGGAAGCCTGAAGGAGTACTGGTTGAAAATGAGGGAAGCAATGTAACATCAGATAAGATAAAACTTTCGACGGGATCATTTACTGTTGAAGAACTTGAATCTCTTTTAGATTCGGTGCCATTTGACATAACATTTGTTGATAAAGACGACAAGGTGAAGTTCTTTTCGCATGGTAATCAAAGGATATTTGAAAGAAGCAAAGCTATACTTGGAAGACAGGTTCAGTTTTGCCATCCACCATCAAGCGTACATATAGTTGATAAGATAATTGATGATTTCAGGTCAGGGAAACAGGATTCAGCAAAGTTCTGGATAAACTTCAAAGGGATGTTTGTTCATATAGCTTACTATGCCATAAGAAATAAGAACGGTGAATATCTGGGAACTGCAGAAATAACTCAGGATATAGCAGAACTAAAAAAGACAGAAGGTGAAAGGAGATTACTGACTTATGACAAGTAA
- a CDS encoding S9 family peptidase: MKKLILFNLAIFMLVSFALNAQVREIPLKDFFKNPEKTGYQISPDGNYFSFLAPWESRLNIFVQKIGDNDAVRITSAKERDITSYFWKGNNKIMYLQDKAGDENFKLYSVNKDGSDLKLLTPEDKVRAGIVDDLEDIDDYMLISMNERNPQAFDVYRLNVNTGEKKMIAENPGNIMGWITDHDGKLRVATASDGVNSVVLYRGTEDEPFKEVLVTNFRDELNPLFFTFDNKFMYASSNLGRDKSAIVKYDIANGKEIEVMYENPDVDVSGLSYSRKRKVLTTISYVKEKRELKFLDSETEKRYDRLKKELGDYEVVITGLNKNEDKFLVRTYSDRSLGSYYFYDAASDKLSKIVEVSPWLNENELSVQKPVTYKSRDGLTIHGYLTLPVGVEPKNLPVVMNIHGGPWARDNWGFNPEVQFLANRGFAVLQVNYRGSTGYGKKFWEASFREWGKKMQDDVSDGVKWLISEGVANPKKVGIYGGSYGGYATLAGLAFSPELYACGVDYVGVSNLFTFMKTIPPYWEPFRKMMYEMVGNPEVDSALFVSASPVFHADKIVAPLLVVQGKMDPRVNIAESDQMVEAMKKRGVDVEYMVKDNEGHGFRNEENRFDFYGAMETFLKKHLK; the protein is encoded by the coding sequence ATGAAAAAATTAATATTATTTAATCTTGCAATTTTCATGTTAGTATCATTTGCTCTTAATGCACAGGTAAGGGAAATTCCTTTAAAGGATTTCTTCAAAAATCCCGAAAAGACGGGCTATCAAATATCTCCCGATGGAAATTATTTTTCTTTTCTTGCACCATGGGAATCTCGTTTAAACATCTTCGTTCAGAAAATCGGCGATAATGATGCCGTCAGAATTACCTCAGCTAAAGAAAGAGATATTACCTCCTACTTCTGGAAGGGTAACAACAAAATAATGTACCTTCAGGATAAAGCAGGTGATGAAAACTTCAAGCTTTACTCCGTTAACAAAGACGGAAGTGATTTAAAACTGCTTACACCCGAAGACAAAGTCAGAGCAGGAATTGTTGATGACCTTGAGGACATTGATGATTACATGCTTATCAGCATGAATGAAAGAAATCCGCAGGCATTCGATGTTTACAGACTAAACGTGAATACCGGCGAAAAGAAAATGATTGCTGAAAATCCCGGCAATATTATGGGATGGATTACCGACCACGACGGAAAACTTAGAGTTGCGACCGCCTCAGACGGTGTTAATAGCGTAGTGCTTTACAGGGGGACGGAGGACGAGCCATTCAAAGAGGTCCTCGTAACAAACTTCAGGGATGAACTCAATCCTCTGTTTTTTACTTTCGATAATAAGTTCATGTATGCATCCTCTAATCTCGGACGTGATAAAAGCGCTATTGTGAAATATGATATTGCAAACGGCAAAGAAATTGAAGTAATGTATGAAAATCCGGACGTTGATGTTAGCGGTTTGAGTTATTCGAGAAAAAGAAAAGTATTAACAACAATTTCTTACGTTAAAGAAAAAAGAGAATTGAAGTTTCTCGATTCTGAAACCGAAAAAAGATATGACAGGCTAAAAAAAGAGCTGGGTGACTATGAAGTTGTTATTACAGGTTTAAATAAAAATGAAGACAAATTCCTCGTTAGAACATACAGCGATAGATCATTGGGTTCATATTATTTTTATGACGCAGCGTCAGATAAATTATCAAAAATAGTCGAGGTAAGCCCATGGTTGAATGAAAATGAATTATCTGTACAGAAACCCGTAACATATAAATCCAGAGATGGTCTCACTATACACGGTTATTTAACTCTGCCTGTCGGTGTTGAACCAAAGAATCTTCCTGTAGTTATGAATATTCACGGCGGTCCCTGGGCACGTGATAACTGGGGATTCAACCCTGAAGTGCAATTCCTTGCAAACAGAGGCTTTGCAGTCCTGCAGGTGAATTATAGAGGTTCAACCGGCTACGGAAAAAAATTCTGGGAAGCATCTTTCAGGGAGTGGGGAAAGAAAATGCAGGATGATGTATCAGACGGCGTAAAATGGCTCATCTCTGAAGGCGTTGCTAATCCTAAGAAAGTAGGAATCTACGGAGGCAGTTACGGCGGTTATGCTACACTTGCGGGTCTTGCATTCTCGCCTGAACTTTACGCTTGCGGCGTTGACTATGTCGGCGTTTCAAACCTTTTCACATTCATGAAGACCATTCCTCCCTACTGGGAACCTTTCAGAAAAATGATGTATGAAATGGTTGGTAATCCGGAGGTTGATAGTGCCCTGTTCGTTTCGGCGTCACCCGTTTTCCATGCAGATAAAATTGTCGCTCCTTTGTTAGTGGTTCAGGGAAAAATGGATCCGAGAGTAAACATCGCCGAGTCAGACCAGATGGTTGAGGCAATGAAGAAACGCGGAGTCGATGTTGAATACATGGTAAAAGACAACGAAGGTCATGGTTTCCGCAACGAAGAAAACCGATTTGATTTCTACGGTGCTATGGAAACATTCTTAAAGAAGCACTTGAAATAA
- a CDS encoding N(4)-(beta-N-acetylglucosaminyl)-L-asparaginase gives MINRRKFIRNVSLFAGAIPFVKPLNLSRFAKGTVNMPLVLSTWNFGIPANEEAFRILSNGGRALDAVESGVKVTEADPKVNTVGYGGLPDSDGHVTLDACIMDENYGCGSVMFLEGIKHPISVARAVMEKTPHIVFAGEGALQFALQNDFKKENLLTPESEAAWKEWLKTGIYKPWEKKDWDEENSHDTIGMIAIDKSGNLSGACTTSGLKFKMHGRVGDSPIIGAALYVDNEVGAAVATGVGEEVIRIAGGHTVVELMRNGYSPADACKGAIERIVRINKEKSKDLQVGFLALNKFGEHGAFAIQKGFEYAVYSDSEKNVLKQSLSLI, from the coding sequence ATGATAAACAGAAGAAAATTTATAAGGAACGTTTCATTGTTCGCGGGAGCAATACCGTTCGTGAAACCACTTAACCTGAGCAGGTTTGCAAAAGGTACGGTTAATATGCCTTTGGTTCTTTCCACTTGGAATTTCGGTATACCTGCAAATGAAGAGGCTTTCAGAATTTTGTCAAACGGAGGACGGGCGCTGGATGCTGTTGAATCGGGAGTAAAAGTAACCGAAGCTGATCCAAAGGTAAACACAGTCGGTTACGGAGGTCTGCCTGACAGTGACGGTCATGTAACGCTTGATGCATGCATCATGGATGAAAATTACGGATGCGGCTCTGTGATGTTTCTTGAAGGCATCAAGCATCCAATTTCAGTTGCTCGTGCTGTGATGGAAAAGACACCGCATATAGTATTTGCGGGTGAAGGTGCCCTGCAGTTTGCTTTGCAGAACGATTTTAAAAAGGAGAATCTTCTAACGCCTGAATCAGAAGCTGCATGGAAAGAGTGGCTCAAGACGGGTATATATAAGCCATGGGAGAAGAAAGACTGGGATGAGGAAAATTCTCACGATACAATTGGAATGATTGCAATTGATAAAAGCGGTAATCTTTCCGGAGCATGTACAACAAGCGGTTTGAAGTTTAAGATGCACGGCAGAGTTGGTGATTCACCGATTATTGGCGCTGCTCTTTATGTCGATAATGAAGTTGGTGCTGCTGTAGCAACAGGAGTGGGGGAAGAGGTTATACGTATTGCAGGAGGACATACGGTTGTCGAATTAATGCGCAACGGTTACAGTCCTGCTGATGCATGCAAAGGGGCTATAGAGAGAATTGTTAGAATAAACAAAGAGAAGTCTAAAGACCTTCAGGTCGGATTTCTTGCTCTGAATAAGTTTGGAGAGCACGGAGCTTTTGCAATTCAGAAGGGATTTGAATATGCAGTTTATTCGGATTCAGAGAAGAATGTATTAAAGCAGTCTTTAAGCTTAATATAA
- a CDS encoding FAD binding domain-containing protein: MKVQLKFICNKEIISGDFNPAMTVLDFLRNMKELKGTKEGCREGDCGACTVLVGKLTGNYVHYKNINSCLLPLGDIDGKHLVSVEGLNIDGMNLFQQFLVSNGGTQCGFCTPGFVMSFSTYLLTSDVFDIKTVKDYLTGNLCRCTGHKGILSSAEEVINILNKKEISSDRLMFLSDNKLIPEYFKLVASKLKQIAKTKPLHSYDGVKQIVSGGTDIYVQKGDTISNSDISLMSEMISDEMVKIAGNNCIVSAAASVADLESSAIFSRMFPEFKNVAELFGSRQIRYRATVGGNINNASPIGDMTVFFLSLNARITLLGKGNAREIYLKDYFKGYKSLDKNADEVMTKLAFSIPDSTFKNSFEKVCKRKYLDIASVNTAFSCNVSENKFRDVHISAGGVAPVPLYLEKTSQLIEEKIINIENINRAMEFLQEEISPISDVRGSADYKKLLLRNLMYSHFIKLFPEVINEEVLI, from the coding sequence ATGAAGGTACAACTAAAATTTATTTGCAATAAGGAAATTATTTCAGGTGACTTCAATCCTGCAATGACAGTGCTTGATTTTTTAAGGAATATGAAGGAACTGAAGGGTACTAAAGAAGGCTGCAGAGAAGGCGATTGCGGAGCTTGTACAGTACTCGTTGGTAAGCTAACTGGAAATTACGTACACTATAAAAATATTAATTCCTGTCTGCTGCCACTTGGCGATATAGACGGCAAGCATCTTGTTTCAGTTGAAGGTCTGAATATTGACGGGATGAATCTGTTCCAGCAGTTTCTTGTGAGTAACGGCGGGACGCAGTGCGGGTTCTGCACTCCCGGATTTGTAATGTCATTTTCTACATATTTACTAACTTCGGATGTGTTCGATATAAAAACGGTAAAAGATTACCTGACGGGGAACCTCTGCAGATGTACAGGGCATAAGGGTATTCTGAGTTCCGCTGAAGAAGTAATTAATATATTAAACAAGAAGGAAATCAGTTCAGACAGATTAATGTTTCTGTCTGATAATAAACTGATACCTGAATATTTTAAATTAGTAGCATCAAAGCTGAAACAGATTGCAAAAACAAAACCTTTGCATTCTTACGATGGCGTAAAGCAAATCGTATCAGGCGGTACGGATATTTATGTTCAGAAGGGAGATACAATTTCAAATAGTGATATTTCTCTGATGTCTGAAATGATTTCCGATGAGATGGTTAAAATTGCCGGAAATAATTGCATTGTATCTGCAGCGGCTTCGGTGGCAGACCTTGAATCTTCAGCAATATTTAGCAGAATGTTCCCTGAATTTAAAAATGTCGCCGAGCTGTTCGGTTCGAGACAAATTAGATACAGGGCTACTGTCGGAGGTAATATAAACAATGCTTCGCCTATAGGAGATATGACAGTATTCTTCCTTTCCCTGAACGCAAGAATAACACTGCTCGGTAAAGGTAATGCAAGAGAGATTTACCTGAAGGATTATTTTAAAGGATATAAGTCTCTTGATAAGAATGCCGATGAAGTAATGACGAAACTAGCATTCAGTATTCCAGACAGTACCTTTAAAAACAGTTTTGAAAAAGTTTGTAAAAGAAAGTATCTTGATATAGCAAGTGTGAACACTGCCTTCTCATGCAACGTTTCAGAAAATAAATTCAGAGATGTTCACATCTCAGCTGGCGGAGTTGCCCCTGTACCTTTGTATCTCGAAAAAACTTCTCAGTTAATCGAAGAAAAAATAATTAATATTGAAAATATTAACAGAGCAATGGAATTCTTACAAGAAGAAATATCGCCTATATCAGATGTTAGGGGTTCTGCGGATTATAAAAAACTGCTTCTGAGAAACCTGATGTATTCACATTTTATAAAGCTTTTCCCCGAAGTTATTAATGAGGAGGTGCTGATATGA
- a CDS encoding Rrf2 family transcriptional regulator: MTVIFSKKCEYGLQAVLYLSTLEDHTMASADEISKKLKIPREFVSKILQSLTLKKLVASKKGNSGGFFLDRKPSQIKLIEIVEAIDGLSLFNNCVLGFPNCTPKNPCPVHNKWGKLRKDAYEMLSNETLDQFRKKTIAKIKTINNN; encoded by the coding sequence ATGACTGTTATATTCTCTAAAAAATGTGAGTATGGACTGCAAGCAGTTCTCTATCTTTCAACCCTTGAAGATCATACTATGGCTTCTGCGGATGAAATATCAAAAAAACTAAAAATCCCGAGGGAGTTTGTTTCTAAGATTCTTCAGAGTCTTACTTTGAAAAAACTCGTTGCTTCCAAGAAGGGAAATTCAGGAGGCTTTTTTCTTGACAGAAAGCCCTCACAGATTAAGCTCATAGAAATTGTCGAGGCTATTGATGGTCTGTCTTTATTCAACAACTGCGTGCTTGGCTTTCCTAATTGCACTCCAAAGAACCCTTGCCCAGTGCATAATAAGTGGGGCAAACTAAGGAAAGATGCTTATGAAATGTTGTCAAATGAAACTCTGGACCAATTCAGAAAGAAGACCATCGCAAAGATTAAGACGATAAACAATAACTAA
- a CDS encoding 4Fe-4S binding protein: protein MKTVSKRSKKFKIRDYRFYIQLAFALLCIWIGVEFYLFINFLESQGSAPFYSRPPGVDGFLPISSLMSFYLFLMTGEISLVHPAGFFIFTAIVLISLVFGKSFCSWFCPVGFLSELLGDLGEKIFKRKLKLPKFLDYLLRSLKYLLLGFFVYSIFFLMTDMAIKAFLEDTYNIMADIKMYYFFADISRFSLIVISILFVLSILIRNFWCRFLCPYGALLGILTLLSPNKIKRNTTSCIDCKLCTKACPSSINVHKIKTVISDECSSCMNCVDVCPVKDTLELKNIVIKKTINKKWVAIGVVGLFMLVTGFGMITGYWQNKITKEEYLFHHKNIDNLGHPTDSESIEKMNNDVRR, encoded by the coding sequence ATGAAAACAGTATCTAAAAGATCTAAGAAATTCAAAATCCGTGATTACAGGTTCTACATTCAGCTTGCCTTTGCTCTACTTTGTATATGGATAGGTGTTGAATTTTATTTATTCATAAATTTTCTTGAATCGCAGGGCTCGGCTCCCTTCTATTCCCGTCCCCCCGGGGTTGACGGCTTTCTGCCTATAAGTTCCCTCATGAGTTTTTACCTTTTTCTTATGACCGGAGAAATCAGTCTTGTTCATCCAGCAGGATTCTTTATTTTTACCGCAATAGTTTTAATATCGCTTGTTTTCGGGAAATCATTCTGCAGCTGGTTTTGTCCTGTCGGCTTTCTTTCTGAACTTCTCGGTGACCTTGGAGAAAAAATCTTTAAGAGAAAACTTAAACTTCCTAAGTTTCTCGATTATCTTCTGAGAAGCCTTAAATATCTTCTTCTTGGTTTCTTCGTGTATTCAATTTTCTTCCTGATGACGGATATGGCTATTAAAGCTTTTCTTGAAGATACTTATAATATTATGGCAGACATCAAAATGTATTATTTCTTTGCTGATATATCAAGATTCTCACTCATAGTCATCTCAATTCTTTTTGTATTGTCAATTCTTATTCGAAATTTCTGGTGCCGCTTTCTCTGCCCTTATGGTGCCCTGCTTGGAATTCTGACTTTGTTGAGCCCCAATAAAATTAAGAGGAACACTACCTCATGTATAGACTGCAAGCTATGTACAAAAGCATGCCCATCTTCTATAAATGTTCATAAAATTAAAACTGTAATTTCTGATGAATGTTCTTCATGTATGAACTGCGTTGACGTTTGCCCTGTTAAGGATACTCTTGAACTTAAAAATATTGTCATTAAGAAAACAATCAATAAGAAGTGGGTTGCAATAGGAGTAGTAGGATTATTTATGCTTGTTACGGGTTTCGGTATGATAACTGGTTACTGGCAAAACAAGATAACAAAAGAAGAATATTTATTTCACCATAAAAATATAGACAATCTCGGACATCCTACTGATTCTGAATCAATTGAAAAGATGAATAACGATGTGAGAAGATAA
- a CDS encoding DUF1858 domain-containing protein, with protein MTSKLIITPDIKVAELLKEYPQLEDKLIEIAPVFVKLKNPILRKTIAKVTTLKQASVVGKVSIGDLINKLRAEVGQGNTDLSAEKSEEGEKPDWIDETNIRKFYDAREDLEAGVHPVNKVVQETNKLKAGEIYLLVTSFTPAPLIDMVSAKGFQVYSADMMDGRVLTYFRKQ; from the coding sequence ATGACAAGTAAACTAATTATTACACCTGATATAAAAGTAGCGGAACTGCTGAAAGAATATCCGCAACTTGAGGATAAACTAATTGAGATTGCACCGGTATTTGTAAAACTTAAGAACCCAATACTAAGGAAGACTATTGCAAAAGTCACAACACTTAAACAGGCATCAGTAGTGGGAAAAGTAAGTATAGGAGATTTAATTAATAAGTTAAGAGCAGAGGTTGGACAAGGAAATACTGATTTATCAGCTGAAAAAAGTGAAGAGGGAGAAAAGCCGGACTGGATTGACGAGACTAACATAAGAAAATTTTATGATGCGAGAGAAGACCTTGAAGCAGGAGTACATCCGGTAAATAAGGTTGTTCAGGAAACAAACAAGCTTAAGGCAGGAGAAATATATTTGTTGGTTACATCATTTACACCCGCACCGCTGATTGATATGGTGTCGGCAAAGGGATTTCAGGTATATTCAGCGGATATGATGGATGGGAGAGTTTTGACCTATTTCAGAAAACAGTAA
- a CDS encoding molybdopterin cofactor-binding domain-containing protein produces the protein MNNYDSIRHVKGESLFLDDLSIPSSTLHGAVYSSPIAHGKIKSINFEDAKSSEGVAAIFTYKDIPGENQIGGIIQDEKLFSVNEVEFIGEPIAFIVARTQAQARAAVKKVKAEYELLEVITDPKEAFKKNSLIVKTPKVYQNGNIEEVWEKCDLILEDTVESGGQEHLYLETQAAVTLPAEGNGIKIISSTQSPSTVQRIASRVLNLPAHFIESEVVRLGGGFGGKEDQATAWAVMTALAAYKLKRPVKLILARHDDMRLTGKRHPYVSDYKIGLSKVGKILAYEVTYYQNSGAAADLSTAILDRTLAHCTNSYFIPNVKAIGWCCKTNLAPNTAFRGFGGPQGMFVIESAIHKSAKILGLDAHQIQSVNLFNEGEEFPFGQKTENCKARICFDTLNKKIDIEKVKKETEAFNSENKLFKKGFALMPICFGISFTNTMLNQASSLVHVYNDGSVGVSTGAVEMGQGVNMKIRQIAASVFGIDVSNIKSETTNTTRNANTSATAASSGADMNGNATLIACRNILERLVKFYKSKNNLEETDIVEVQYEKVYLNGVEREETWKEIVLQAYINRIDLSEHAFYATPEIFFDTKINRGKPFAYHVYGTALITAKVDCLRGTYKIERVHAVHDFGQSINNVIDRSQAEGALMQGIGWMTMEEIIHDKEGKLLTSTLSAYKVPDINYTPEVFEIDFLENSFNKPGPLNSKAIGEPPFMYGIASYFALRNAIEAFNKDAEFNYTSPMTPERVLMSLYKGKSLKKSIT, from the coding sequence ATGAACAATTATGATTCAATAAGGCACGTAAAGGGCGAGTCTTTATTCCTGGACGACCTAAGCATTCCCTCATCAACCCTGCATGGAGCTGTTTATTCTTCTCCGATAGCTCACGGGAAAATAAAAAGCATTAACTTTGAAGATGCAAAAAGTTCTGAAGGAGTTGCAGCGATATTTACTTACAAAGATATTCCTGGTGAAAATCAGATAGGCGGTATAATACAGGATGAAAAACTATTTTCTGTGAATGAAGTTGAATTTATTGGTGAGCCGATTGCCTTTATAGTGGCGAGAACTCAGGCACAGGCGCGTGCTGCGGTTAAAAAAGTTAAAGCCGAGTACGAACTTCTTGAAGTTATCACTGATCCTAAAGAAGCTTTTAAGAAAAACAGTCTGATTGTTAAAACACCAAAAGTTTATCAAAACGGAAATATCGAAGAAGTGTGGGAAAAATGCGATTTAATATTAGAAGATACCGTTGAATCGGGGGGGCAGGAGCATCTTTATTTGGAAACTCAGGCTGCTGTTACTTTACCAGCAGAAGGTAACGGAATTAAAATAATATCCTCAACTCAAAGCCCGTCAACTGTTCAGCGAATAGCGTCAAGAGTTTTAAACCTCCCTGCACATTTCATAGAATCGGAAGTTGTAAGGCTCGGCGGCGGGTTTGGGGGCAAGGAAGATCAGGCAACGGCCTGGGCTGTAATGACGGCACTCGCTGCGTACAAGCTGAAGAGGCCTGTAAAACTTATACTTGCAAGACATGATGATATGAGGCTGACAGGCAAGCGGCATCCATACGTTTCCGATTACAAAATTGGTCTTTCAAAAGTGGGTAAAATTCTTGCCTATGAAGTAACGTATTATCAGAATTCGGGTGCTGCCGCAGATTTATCAACTGCTATTCTTGACAGAACCCTTGCACACTGTACAAACAGCTATTTTATTCCAAACGTTAAAGCAATAGGATGGTGCTGCAAAACGAATCTTGCTCCAAACACTGCATTTAGGGGATTTGGTGGTCCGCAGGGAATGTTTGTTATTGAATCGGCTATTCATAAATCAGCCAAAATACTTGGACTTGATGCTCATCAGATACAATCCGTGAACCTTTTCAATGAAGGTGAAGAATTTCCTTTCGGTCAGAAAACCGAAAACTGTAAAGCTCGGATTTGCTTTGACACTCTTAATAAGAAGATTGATATAGAAAAAGTAAAGAAAGAGACAGAAGCATTCAACTCAGAGAACAAACTGTTTAAGAAAGGTTTTGCATTAATGCCGATATGTTTCGGAATATCATTTACAAACACAATGCTGAACCAAGCAAGTTCTTTGGTTCATGTTTACAATGACGGGAGCGTTGGCGTCAGTACGGGTGCGGTTGAAATGGGACAGGGTGTTAATATGAAAATTCGGCAGATTGCAGCTTCTGTTTTTGGGATAGATGTTTCTAATATTAAATCCGAAACCACGAACACCACACGAAATGCTAACACATCAGCCACGGCGGCAAGCAGCGGTGCGGATATGAACGGTAACGCAACGCTTATAGCTTGCAGAAACATTCTCGAAAGACTCGTGAAGTTCTATAAATCGAAGAATAATCTTGAAGAAACTGATATAGTCGAAGTTCAATATGAAAAGGTGTATCTGAACGGTGTTGAACGAGAAGAAACCTGGAAAGAAATTGTTCTGCAGGCTTACATTAATAGGATTGACCTTTCTGAACACGCATTCTATGCAACGCCTGAAATATTTTTTGATACGAAAATTAATAGGGGTAAACCATTTGCATATCACGTTTACGGTACTGCATTGATAACCGCTAAAGTTGACTGTCTCAGGGGAACTTACAAGATTGAAAGAGTTCATGCAGTACACGATTTCGGACAAAGCATCAATAATGTTATCGACAGAAGTCAGGCAGAAGGTGCGTTAATGCAGGGTATTGGGTGGATGACAATGGAAGAAATTATTCATGACAAAGAAGGAAAACTTCTTACGAGCACACTTTCTGCTTATAAAGTACCGGACATAAATTATACTCCCGAAGTTTTTGAAATAGATTTTCTCGAAAACTCATTTAATAAACCGGGACCATTAAACTCTAAAGCAATCGGCGAACCTCCGTTTATGTACGGTATAGCTTCTTACTTTGCTTTAAGGAATGCAATTGAAGCATTTAATAAAGATGCAGAATTCAACTATACATCACCGATGACACCGGAAAGAGTATTGATGAGTTTGTACAAAGGAAAGTCACTTAAAAAATCAATCACGTAA